One part of the Roseomonas gilardii genome encodes these proteins:
- a CDS encoding LLM class flavin-dependent oxidoreductase, whose product MKKIGFLSFGHWTPSPHSGTRSAADVMHQTIDLAVAAEELGTDGAYIRVHHFARQLASPFPLLAAMGARTKTIELGTAVIDMRYENPLYMAEDAGAADLISDGRLQLGLSRGSPEQVIDGWRHFGYVPAEGETDADLGRRHAEVFLEVLKGQGFARPNPRPMFPNPPGLLRLEPYSEGLRERIWWGSGSNATAVWAAKLGMNLQSSTLKDDETGEPFHIQQAKQIRLYREAWKEAGHDRAPRVSVSRSIFPLLDDRDREYFGRGGKEQDQVGLLGDSTRAIFGRGYTAEPEALIAQLREDEAIAEADTLLLTIPNQLGVEYCAHVIEGILKQVAPALGWR is encoded by the coding sequence ATGAAGAAGATCGGCTTCCTCTCCTTCGGCCATTGGACGCCCTCGCCGCATTCCGGCACCCGCAGCGCCGCCGACGTCATGCACCAGACCATCGACCTCGCCGTCGCGGCCGAGGAACTGGGCACGGACGGCGCCTATATCCGCGTCCACCATTTCGCCCGCCAGCTCGCCTCGCCCTTCCCGCTCCTCGCCGCCATGGGCGCGCGGACGAAGACGATCGAGCTCGGCACCGCCGTCATCGACATGCGCTACGAGAACCCGCTCTACATGGCGGAGGATGCCGGCGCCGCCGACCTCATCTCCGACGGCCGCCTCCAGCTCGGCCTCAGCCGCGGCTCGCCCGAGCAGGTGATCGATGGCTGGCGCCACTTCGGCTACGTCCCCGCCGAGGGCGAGACGGATGCCGATCTGGGCCGCCGCCATGCCGAGGTCTTCCTGGAGGTGCTGAAGGGCCAGGGCTTCGCCCGCCCCAACCCGCGCCCGATGTTCCCCAACCCGCCCGGCCTGCTGCGGCTGGAGCCCTATTCCGAGGGGCTGCGCGAGCGCATCTGGTGGGGTTCCGGCTCCAACGCCACGGCCGTCTGGGCGGCGAAGCTCGGCATGAACCTGCAGAGTTCCACCCTCAAGGATGACGAGACCGGCGAGCCCTTCCACATCCAGCAGGCGAAGCAGATCCGCCTCTACCGCGAGGCCTGGAAGGAGGCCGGCCACGACCGCGCCCCGCGCGTCTCCGTCAGCCGCAGCATCTTCCCCCTGCTCGACGACCGGGACCGCGAGTATTTCGGCCGTGGCGGCAAGGAGCAGGACCAGGTCGGCCTTCTCGGCGACAGCACCCGTGCCATCTTCGGCCGCGGCTACACCGCCGAGCCCGAGGCCCTGATCGCCCAGCTCCGCGAGGACGAGGCCATCGCCGAGGCCGACACCCTGCTGCTGACCATCCCCAACCAGCTCGGCGTCGAATACTGCGCCCATGTCATCGAGGGCATCCTGAAGCAGGTCGCCCCCGCCCTCGGCTGGCGCTGA
- a CDS encoding HAMP domain-containing methyl-accepting chemotaxis protein, whose protein sequence is MSLNFLRGLTIRARILMAFGCVLLCTLILGGFALKQIGEVAQVAAEIRGNWLPSVRYLGQLASNSERLRGAQSSLFLARDEENKKTFLEGGQAAMEAANAALEAYRPLVTPGEGAMLATQVMEDWKQVLRARDEFLTLKQRGDGVALSALLEGPVSQTAQQLRTSLAKLIEVNRRGGEAASVLAAEAEHTARIGIAASAALAVLLCLGCGFSIVRGVSRPVRDMTTAMERLAGHDLSVTIPGLERQDEIGGMARAVAVFRDSMQTADRLAAEQAAEHQAREQRAERIERLVQGFETRAGGMVGVLSAAATELEATARGMRATAEQTNHQASEVSGAAEQAGQGVQTVAAAAEELATSIQEISRQVSQAAGVTNKAVDEARRTNETVRLLAEGAARIGEVVGLISSIAGQTNLLALNATIEAARAGEAGKGFAVVASEVKALAAQTARATEEIGAQIGQIQQATSGAVVAIQNIAATIEEVSAITVTIASAVEEQSAATGEISRTVNQTALATDAVGRNIVEVSRGASDTGAAATQVLGAAGDLSKQSEQLTHEVHEFTTGVRAA, encoded by the coding sequence ATGTCACTGAACTTCCTGCGCGGGCTGACGATCCGCGCGCGCATCCTCATGGCGTTCGGCTGCGTACTTCTTTGCACGCTGATCCTGGGCGGCTTCGCCCTGAAGCAGATAGGGGAGGTGGCCCAGGTCGCGGCCGAGATCCGCGGCAACTGGCTGCCTTCGGTGCGCTACCTCGGCCAACTGGCCAGCAACAGCGAGCGGCTGCGCGGGGCCCAGAGCTCGCTCTTCCTGGCCCGGGACGAGGAGAACAAGAAGACCTTCCTGGAGGGGGGCCAGGCTGCCATGGAGGCAGCCAACGCCGCGCTGGAAGCCTACAGGCCCCTGGTCACGCCGGGCGAGGGGGCCATGCTCGCGACGCAGGTGATGGAGGACTGGAAGCAGGTCCTGCGGGCCCGCGACGAGTTCCTGACGCTCAAGCAGCGTGGCGACGGGGTGGCGCTGTCCGCGCTGCTGGAGGGGCCGGTCTCCCAGACCGCCCAGCAGCTGCGGACGTCCCTGGCCAAGCTGATCGAGGTGAACCGGCGTGGCGGGGAGGCGGCCTCGGTCTTGGCGGCGGAGGCGGAGCACACCGCCCGGATCGGAATCGCCGCCTCCGCCGCGCTGGCGGTGCTGCTGTGCCTGGGCTGCGGCTTTTCGATCGTGCGCGGCGTGTCGCGTCCGGTGAGGGACATGACCACCGCCATGGAGCGGTTGGCCGGGCATGACCTGTCCGTGACGATCCCGGGCCTGGAGCGCCAGGACGAGATCGGCGGCATGGCGCGCGCCGTGGCGGTGTTCCGCGACAGCATGCAGACGGCGGACCGGCTGGCGGCCGAGCAGGCGGCCGAGCACCAGGCGAGGGAGCAGAGGGCGGAGCGGATCGAGCGCCTCGTGCAGGGTTTCGAGACCCGTGCCGGCGGCATGGTCGGCGTGCTGTCCGCCGCCGCGACCGAGCTGGAGGCGACCGCGCGCGGCATGCGTGCCACGGCCGAGCAGACCAACCATCAGGCCAGCGAGGTGAGCGGTGCCGCCGAGCAGGCGGGGCAGGGCGTGCAGACGGTGGCGGCCGCGGCCGAGGAGCTCGCCACCTCGATCCAGGAGATCAGCCGCCAAGTATCGCAGGCCGCCGGGGTGACCAACAAGGCGGTGGACGAGGCCCGGCGCACCAATGAGACGGTGCGGCTGCTGGCCGAAGGGGCTGCGCGGATCGGCGAGGTGGTGGGGCTGATCAGCAGCATCGCGGGCCAGACAAACCTGTTGGCGCTGAACGCCACGATCGAGGCGGCGCGGGCGGGCGAGGCCGGCAAGGGCTTCGCTGTCGTCGCCTCGGAGGTGAAGGCGCTGGCGGCCCAGACGGCGCGGGCGACGGAGGAGATCGGCGCGCAGATCGGCCAGATCCAGCAGGCCACCTCCGGTGCGGTGGTGGCGATCCAGAACATCGCCGCGACGATCGAGGAGGTGAGCGCGATCACGGTCACCATCGCCTCCGCGGTGGAGGAGCAGAGCGCGGCCACGGGTGAGATCTCGCGGACGGTGAACCAGACCGCGTTGGCGACGGATGCGGTCGGACGCAACATCGTCGAGGTCAGTCGAGGAGCGAGCGACACCGGGGCGGCGGCGACGCAGGTGCTGGGGGCCGCGGGCGATCTGTCGAAGCAGTCGGAGCAACTGACCCACGAGGTGCACGAGTTCACCACGGGGGTGAGGGCCGCCTGA
- a CDS encoding PLP-dependent aminotransferase family protein, whose translation MTDFRDLADRFAHDLAADLAAGRRQPGERLPPSRDYAHRQGIAPSTASRVYAELIRRGIAVGEVGRGTFLRATPAPPGLPARETHADAITDLEVNFSVLPEQGALLAPALARLSGPEALQPLLSHGAAAGDAAARAATARLLARTGWAPDPDSLLFAGRGQQALSACFTALIAPGERLGLEAMTYPLAKGIALRLGLAPVPIAMDAQGLRPDALAAAHAAHPLRLLYLQPDLHNPLGPSMPEARRREIAALCRSLDILVVEDSVYGFLAEDILPPLAAHAPERVVLVDSLSKRVAPGMTLGILTAPPALRPRLAAALRVGGWVAQGFTLAAATAWMEDDSVGELVRRKRQDARRRNALARSLLGGAGLSLRGDPRAYHLWLELPAPWHAETFVAAAARRRVAVSPAAEFAAGPGHAPDAVRLALAAPAEAALRPALETLLELALNGPDAAAIG comes from the coding sequence GTGACCGACTTCCGCGACCTTGCCGACCGCTTCGCCCATGACCTTGCGGCGGACCTCGCCGCCGGCCGCCGCCAGCCGGGCGAACGCCTGCCCCCCAGCCGCGACTACGCCCACCGCCAGGGCATCGCCCCCTCCACCGCCTCCCGCGTCTATGCCGAGCTCATCCGGCGCGGCATCGCGGTGGGCGAGGTCGGGCGCGGCACCTTCCTGCGCGCCACCCCCGCCCCGCCCGGCCTTCCGGCGCGCGAAACTCATGCCGACGCCATCACCGACCTGGAGGTGAACTTCTCCGTCCTCCCCGAGCAGGGCGCCCTCCTCGCCCCCGCCCTCGCCCGCCTGTCGGGGCCGGAGGCGCTGCAACCCCTGCTTTCCCATGGCGCCGCCGCCGGTGACGCCGCCGCCCGCGCTGCCACCGCCCGTCTCCTCGCCCGAACCGGCTGGGCGCCGGACCCCGATTCCCTGCTCTTCGCCGGGCGCGGCCAGCAGGCCCTCTCCGCCTGCTTCACCGCCCTCATCGCCCCCGGCGAGCGGCTGGGGCTGGAGGCCATGACCTATCCGCTCGCCAAGGGCATCGCCCTTCGCCTCGGCCTCGCCCCCGTCCCCATTGCCATGGACGCGCAGGGCCTGCGCCCCGATGCCCTGGCCGCCGCTCATGCCGCCCATCCCCTGCGCCTGCTCTACCTGCAGCCGGACCTGCACAACCCGCTCGGCCCCAGCATGCCGGAGGCCCGCCGTCGGGAGATCGCGGCCCTCTGCCGCAGCCTGGACATCCTGGTGGTGGAGGACTCCGTCTATGGCTTCCTCGCGGAGGACATCCTGCCGCCCCTGGCCGCCCATGCGCCGGAACGCGTCGTCCTGGTGGACAGCCTCTCCAAGCGCGTCGCCCCCGGCATGACCCTGGGCATCCTCACCGCCCCGCCCGCCCTGCGCCCTCGCCTCGCCGCCGCCCTGCGCGTCGGCGGCTGGGTAGCGCAGGGCTTCACTCTCGCCGCCGCCACCGCCTGGATGGAGGATGACAGCGTCGGGGAGCTTGTCCGCCGCAAGCGCCAGGACGCCCGCCGCCGCAACGCCCTGGCGCGCAGCCTCCTCGGCGGCGCCGGCCTTTCCCTGCGCGGCGACCCGCGCGCCTATCACCTCTGGCTCGAACTGCCCGCCCCTTGGCACGCCGAGACCTTCGTGGCCGCCGCCGCCCGCCGCCGCGTCGCCGTTTCCCCCGCCGCCGAGTTCGCTGCCGGCCCCGGACACGCCCCCGATGCCGTCCGCCTCGCCCTCGCCGCCCCCGCCGAAGCCGCCCTGCGCCCGGCCCTCGAAACCCTGCTGGAACTCGCCCTCAACGGCCCCGACGCCGCCGCCATCGGCTGA
- a CDS encoding DUF1127 domain-containing protein: MGRAIARLAVWHRNAATRRVLRELPERELADIGLTPMDAAMEASRPFWDGSAGIVAERARRS, from the coding sequence GTGGGACGGGCGATCGCGCGGCTTGCCGTCTGGCACCGCAACGCCGCGACGCGGCGGGTGCTGCGGGAGCTTCCGGAGCGGGAACTGGCCGATATCGGCCTGACGCCCATGGATGCGGCGATGGAGGCGAGCCGGCCCTTCTGGGATGGTTCCGCCGGGATCGTCGCCGAACGGGCGCGCCGGTCATGA
- a CDS encoding PhzF family phenazine biosynthesis protein: MSGGRYRFVTVDVFASERYAGNPLAVLPDAAGLDGAAMQRIAREFNLSETAFVLPPEQAGHQARVRIFTPAREMPFAGHPNIGTGFVLASEVAARGEAVPEAMVFEEIAGLVPVRPLLRDGAVAGASLEAPQALSRLGTCGAAEVAACLSLRAEDVVVAGHAPQVVSVGTPFLVVELAGLGALGRIRPDPLAWSGTLPRDGAGSIYAYVRMAEGGLRSRMFTRELYEDPATGSATATVAALLLDLSGEERLALPVRQGVEMGRSSLLRAWAWREGGTVRAGVAGDCARVMEGWLLA; the protein is encoded by the coding sequence ATGAGCGGCGGGCGCTATCGCTTCGTGACGGTGGATGTCTTCGCCTCGGAGCGCTACGCGGGCAATCCGCTGGCGGTGCTGCCGGATGCGGCGGGGCTGGACGGAGCGGCGATGCAGCGCATCGCGCGGGAGTTCAACCTGTCCGAGACGGCCTTCGTGCTGCCGCCGGAGCAGGCCGGGCACCAGGCCAGGGTGCGGATCTTCACGCCGGCGCGGGAGATGCCCTTTGCCGGGCATCCGAATATCGGCACGGGATTCGTGCTGGCTTCGGAGGTTGCGGCGCGGGGCGAGGCGGTGCCGGAGGCGATGGTCTTCGAGGAGATTGCCGGGCTGGTGCCGGTGCGGCCGCTGCTGCGGGACGGCGCGGTGGCCGGGGCTTCGCTGGAGGCGCCGCAGGCCCTGTCGCGCCTCGGCACCTGTGGCGCGGCGGAGGTGGCGGCCTGTCTATCGCTGCGGGCGGAGGATGTGGTGGTGGCGGGCCATGCGCCGCAGGTCGTCTCGGTGGGCACGCCTTTCCTGGTGGTGGAACTGGCGGGACTGGGGGCGCTGGGGCGCATCCGGCCGGACCCGCTGGCCTGGAGCGGGACGCTGCCGCGCGACGGGGCCGGGTCGATCTATGCCTATGTGCGGATGGCGGAAGGCGGGCTGCGTTCGCGCATGTTCACGCGCGAGCTGTATGAGGACCCGGCGACGGGAAGCGCCACGGCGACGGTGGCGGCCCTGCTGCTCGACCTGTCCGGGGAGGAACGGCTGGCGCTGCCGGTGCGGCAGGGGGTGGAGATGGGGCGGTCGAGCCTGTTGCGGGCGTGGGCCTGGCGTGAGGGCGGGACCGTCCGTGCCGGGGTAGCGGGGGACTGCGCGAGGGTGATGGAGGGGTGGCTGCTGGCCTGA
- a CDS encoding TerC family protein has protein sequence MSLDWLLALGQVLLIDLVLAGDNAIVVGMAAAGLPPDQRRKAILWGIGAATIMRIGFAAITTQLLAIVGLTLMGGLLLLWVCWKMYRELRAGHEQDAGAEAAHEAVSGHAGAAPGAPRKTLGQAIIQILVADVSMSLDNVLAVAGAAKEHLDVLVIGLAISVVLMGVAATFIAKMLERFRWIAWVGLLVILYVALNMIYEGWHEVGPHVSAWFGGGAATR, from the coding sequence ATGAGTCTGGATTGGTTGTTGGCCCTCGGGCAGGTGTTGTTGATCGACCTGGTTCTGGCCGGCGACAACGCGATCGTGGTGGGCATGGCGGCGGCCGGGCTGCCGCCGGACCAGCGGCGCAAGGCGATCCTGTGGGGCATCGGCGCCGCGACGATCATGCGGATCGGCTTCGCGGCGATCACCACGCAGCTCCTGGCGATCGTCGGGCTGACGCTGATGGGCGGCCTGCTGCTGCTCTGGGTCTGCTGGAAGATGTACCGCGAGCTGCGGGCGGGGCATGAGCAGGATGCCGGGGCCGAGGCCGCGCATGAGGCGGTGTCCGGCCATGCGGGTGCCGCGCCGGGGGCGCCGCGCAAGACGCTGGGCCAGGCGATCATCCAGATCCTGGTCGCGGATGTGTCCATGAGCCTCGACAACGTGCTGGCGGTGGCCGGCGCGGCGAAGGAGCATCTGGACGTGCTGGTGATCGGCCTTGCCATCTCGGTGGTGCTGATGGGCGTGGCGGCGACCTTCATCGCGAAGATGCTGGAGCGGTTCCGCTGGATCGCCTGGGTCGGGTTGCTGGTGATCCTCTACGTGGCACTGAACATGATCTACGAGGGTTGGCACGAGGTCGGGCCGCATGTCTCGGCCTGGTTCGGCGGGGGCGCCGCCACGCGGTGA
- a CDS encoding TerC family protein, translating to MESLTGMLPGLLEIIWLNIILSGDNAVVIGLAAAGLPAHQRAKAVLFGVIAAAVLRIVFSVFATLLLSLWWIDLLGGAALLYIAWNFWRELRSKDEEEEGHGKAAEKTIWQALWQIILADVSMSLDNVLAVAAVARNDLPLLVVGLLISIIMMGVLGGLLAKLLDRWRWVAYLGVFLILYVGLQLIWEGLVSANLVLNLGLPLPVPAEGHS from the coding sequence ATGGAATCGCTGACCGGGATGCTGCCCGGGCTGCTGGAGATCATCTGGCTCAACATCATCCTGTCCGGCGACAACGCGGTGGTGATCGGACTGGCGGCGGCGGGGCTGCCGGCGCACCAGCGCGCCAAGGCGGTGCTGTTCGGCGTCATCGCGGCGGCGGTGCTGCGGATCGTCTTCTCGGTCTTCGCCACGCTGCTGCTGTCGCTGTGGTGGATCGACCTGCTCGGCGGCGCGGCGCTGCTCTACATCGCCTGGAACTTCTGGCGGGAGCTGCGCAGCAAGGACGAGGAGGAGGAAGGGCACGGCAAGGCCGCCGAGAAGACGATCTGGCAGGCGCTGTGGCAGATCATCCTGGCCGACGTGTCGATGAGCCTGGACAACGTGCTGGCCGTGGCGGCGGTGGCGCGCAACGACCTGCCGCTGCTGGTCGTCGGGCTGCTGATTTCCATCATCATGATGGGCGTGCTGGGCGGGCTGCTGGCCAAGCTGCTCGATCGCTGGCGGTGGGTCGCCTATCTGGGCGTCTTCCTGATCCTCTATGTGGGCCTGCAACTGATCTGGGAGGGCCTTGTGTCGGCCAATCTCGTCTTGAACCTCGGACTGCCGCTGCCCGTTCCGGCGGAGGGGCATTCGTGA
- the radC gene encoding RadC family protein, with amino-acid sequence MPPEGPEGHRRRLRQRFLRGGAEAMPDYELLELLLFAALPRGDTKPLAKALLARFGSFARAITAPEAELRAIPGVGDAVLASLRLARAAALRLLAQEARQGPVLDNWPRLTAYLSAALSWEDVEQFRILFLDSRNRLLADEAQARGTLDHAPAYPREIVRRALELGAAAVILVHNHPSGDPTPSRADLATTTAIRAATTALGILVHDHLIVGCDRTLSFRQEGLL; translated from the coding sequence ATGCCGCCGGAGGGTCCGGAGGGGCACCGCCGCCGCCTGCGCCAGCGATTCCTGCGCGGCGGCGCCGAGGCCATGCCCGACTACGAGCTGCTGGAACTCCTGCTCTTCGCCGCCCTGCCGCGCGGCGACACCAAGCCCCTGGCCAAGGCCCTGCTTGCCCGCTTCGGCAGCTTCGCCCGCGCCATCACCGCCCCCGAGGCCGAGCTGCGCGCCATCCCCGGCGTCGGCGATGCCGTGCTGGCCTCCCTCCGCCTCGCCCGCGCCGCCGCCCTGCGCCTATTGGCGCAGGAGGCCCGCCAGGGGCCCGTCCTGGACAACTGGCCGCGCCTCACCGCCTATCTCTCGGCCGCCCTGTCCTGGGAGGATGTGGAGCAGTTCCGCATCCTCTTCCTCGACAGCCGCAACCGCCTCCTGGCCGACGAGGCCCAGGCGCGCGGCACGCTGGACCACGCCCCCGCCTATCCGCGCGAAATCGTCCGCCGCGCCCTGGAACTCGGCGCCGCTGCCGTGATCCTGGTCCACAACCACCCCAGCGGCGACCCGACCCCTTCCCGCGCCGACCTGGCGACGACCACGGCGATCCGCGCCGCCACCACGGCGCTGGGCATCCTCGTCCACGACCACCTGATCGTCGGCTGCGACCGCACACTGTCCTTCCGCCAGGAAGGACTGCTCTGA